Genomic window (Tardiphaga sp. vice304):
GCAACTGGATCGCACGGCGCAGCAGCGTGCGGTCCTGGCCGGAGCCGTCGGAGGTCGGCGGCACATAGGGCGTGGCGAACACTTCGGCCGGCACCTGACCTCGAAAAGGCTCGAGCAAAGCGAGTTCTTCCGGCGACGGCGGGCCGGAGGCCATCATGTCGGAATTCTGGAATGGCGAGACCGTGCGCTGATAGGCGCCGTACATGATCGACTTGTTGGTCCACTCGAAGTCGAAGGCATTGCCCAGCGCCTCGCGCACGCGCGGGTCCTTGAATTTTTCGCGTCGCGTATTCAGAAACCAGCCCTGCGCCCCGGACGGCGTGTCGTCCGGCAGCGTCTCGCGCTTGACGCGGCCGTCGAGCACGGCCGGGAAATCGTAGCGTGTGTTCCAGGTCCGCGACGTGAATTCCTCGCGAAACAGGTAGTTGCGGCCGGTGAAGCCTTCGAAGGCGACGTCACGGTCGCGATAGAAATCGAAGCGCACCGTATCGAAATTATAGAAGCCGCGGCTGACCGGCAGGTCGGCGCCCCACCAGTCCTTGACGCGGTCGAGTTCGATGTAGCGCCCGACCTCGAAGCGACCGACCTTGTAGGGGCCGTTGCCGAGCGGAATGTCGAGCGAGGATTCATCGAACGGGCGCGCCGCATAATAGGCTTGCGAGAAGATCGGCAGGCCGGCGACCAGCAGCGGCACGTCGCGGCCGCGCTTTTCCGCAAAGGTGACGACCAGCGTGGCATCGTCGGTCGCTTCGGCCCGGGCCATGTCGCGCAACTGCTGGCTGATCAGCGGATGGCCCTTGCTTTTCAGCGTGGTCAGCGAGTACGCCGCGTCGCGCGCGGTGAGTTGGCTGCCGTCGTGGAAACGCGCCTCCGGGCGCAGCTTGAATGTGTAGGTTAGGCCATCGCCGGAAATCTGCACGGACTTCGCCACCAGCCCGTACATCGCATCGGGCTCGTCCGCGGCGCGGAGCATCAGCGGCGAGAAAGTCATGCCCATGCCCTGCGCGCCGTCGCCCTTGAGAATATAGGCGTTGAGCGAATTAAAGGTCGAGAACGACTGGTTGAAGGCGCGGGTCGACGGCACCGTCGAGAACACCCCACCCTTCGGCGCCTTGACATTTACATAGTCGAAGTTCGGAAAATCGGCCGGGTATTTCAGATCGCCGAACGCCGAGATGCCGTGCATCGGCGTCTCGTCTTGCGCTTGCGCCGGCGAGAAATGTGTGGCGGCGACGGCGCCGAGCCCCAGACCAAGCACATGGCGGCGGTTCAGACCACGCTGTCGAGAGATGTCGCTCAAGACCGCTTGCTCTTGGCGGCGCGCTCGGCGTCGTACCACCAGATAGCCGGAAAGCCGGACTGGCCGTATTTCGGCGGCTCGGCGGGACGGCCGAACCGATCCCAGCGCGCGGTACGGACCTTGTTGTAGGTGAACTGCGGCACGACGTAGTGATTCCACAACAGCACGCGATCCAGCGCCTTGGTGGCCGCAATCAGATCGGCGCGGTC
Coding sequences:
- a CDS encoding extracellular solute-binding protein is translated as MSDISRQRGLNRRHVLGLGLGAVAATHFSPAQAQDETPMHGISAFGDLKYPADFPNFDYVNVKAPKGGVFSTVPSTRAFNQSFSTFNSLNAYILKGDGAQGMGMTFSPLMLRAADEPDAMYGLVAKSVQISGDGLTYTFKLRPEARFHDGSQLTARDAAYSLTTLKSKGHPLISQQLRDMARAEATDDATLVVTFAEKRGRDVPLLVAGLPIFSQAYYAARPFDESSLDIPLGNGPYKVGRFEVGRYIELDRVKDWWGADLPVSRGFYNFDTVRFDFYRDRDVAFEGFTGRNYLFREEFTSRTWNTRYDFPAVLDGRVKRETLPDDTPSGAQGWFLNTRREKFKDPRVREALGNAFDFEWTNKSIMYGAYQRTVSPFQNSDMMASGPPSPEELALLEPFRGQVPAEVFATPYVPPTSDGSGQDRTLLRRAIQLLNDSGCVIKDGKRLTAQGEPFKVEFLLDEPTFQPHHMPYIKNLGTLGIEATLRVVDPVQARARRDDFDFDLMIERFSFSTVPGDSLRSFFSMQSATTRGSNNLAGISDPVVDALMNEVIAADTRAKLVFAARALDRVVRAGRYWVPQWYSGAHRLAYWDVFGHPANLPKYIGVGAPDLWWASKPASEQAR